AATCTGGCGGCAGCTGCTTATATATCCGGACTCTCCCATTCTCACCAATGTAGCCCAGGTGCCTGCAATAAGGGAGCCAGGACGAGAACCTGCCATGGATGGCGAAGCATAGGCACCACCAGACCAATCGGGAAACAAGAAGTATTGATAGTTTCGGTATGATCGATTGCGATACAATAAGACCGAGCTGCCTTTTGGAGCAAAGCCATATTTATGCGTGTCAACACTGATGCTGGTGACTCCCGGTTGCCGAAAATCAAAGCCACCGCTGTTGTCGTATGGAGACGGGAAGCCCGACTTTTGCAAGAACGCAATAACAAGTGACCCCAAACAGCAGTCAACATGAAGTGGGATATCATTTTCAGTTGCCAATCGTGAGATCTCtgggatatcatcgacaatgCCGTGGGGATAGTTCGGTGCAGACGCGACTAGCAGAACCGTGTTACGATTGATCAGTCGACGAATTTCGGTAACAGATGCTTTATACTCAGGCGCCGGGCATGAAACAAGATGGAGTTTGATTTTGAAGTACTGCGCAGCTTTGAAAAATGCTGCATGAGCTGTACTGGGGATTATCATCTCCGGATTTGTGACGCCGCGCTCAGCTGCAGCTTTCTCCCGAGCAGCCAAGCatgccatgatgatggattcTGTACCACCGCTTGTGGTTACTCCAGCCCCATCTTCGGGGCCGTGGAAGGCGGCTAGGATCTGGATTCTCTTTCGTCAATCACTTGCGGTAGAATTGCCTTGATGCTCACATACCATTGCTACTATTTCTGCTTCCATCTTTCTAACTCCTGGAAAGACATCTGGGTGGATTGGATTCGAGACACTGAATTTGCCAATGGCTCTAGTTTGCATCTCCAGCAGTTCATTGCCCCCATGGTATACTGCTCCGCTAACCCGGCCATCCTCCCATCGTGTATGGTCTAAGTTGTGGAGTTCGTTCAACTCCGCTTCGACTTTCTCGATATCCCATCCTTCTTTAGGAAGTGATAAATTCCTTCTGACATCAGCTCCATGCCGAGCCAGTTTCTGCACCATTGAGTTCGATATTGCCTCGATATCTTTGTCCACTCGTTTGAATTTCCGGGGAGCTGCTCGTGTCTCTAGAGATATCCATCTCCGGCAGTATTCCAAGGCATTTGTCAGAGTTCCAGCAACACCGTAGCAAGTGACGTTCTGATAGACCGTAAGGACACTTCGTATGATAAGAATAGTACAGACTAATCGAGAAACAATGTCGTACTTCGATGTCCCGCTCAGTTGCGTCAGGGGCAACCAAACCGACTTTGCCGTCTGATTAAGAGCATACATGGTAACTCCAATGAACTAAGTGTGATTTAAGGAAATTTAGAATCAGGAATAGACATGGAACTAGTGATGTCCTGCTCCCAACGGCATAAATAGGTGATCGCACTTGGAGCTTTTTCGTGTGATCCCAAAGCCGAGAGCCGAGACGAGCAAACTCTACCAGAAATCCATCTCCGAAGACCGAGAAAGGAGTTTCATAAGTTGGCAGCGGAAACTTTGGTCGGATTACAGCCATGTAATACAGCTAGAGTTATGTGTTGATCGCTACTTTCCTGAACCTCGAGTCCTCGATGCCTACGTCCATCTTTCAATTCGGTACATCCAGAACCTCCCACAAGACACAATGCCTTTCTCCCACCACTCGCACTCAGGAGAATTCTGTCCTAGCCATGCTCAAAACACCTTGGAGCAAGTGATACAGACTGCCATATTACAAGGCATGGAGGTATTTTGCTTGAGCGAGCATATGCCGCGCTCCAGTGACGAATTAtacgaagaagaagtaggCCTCATTGATATCTCTCAGTTTGCCTTTTTATCACCATTCTGATTCATGTTAGATCGAGGCCGGCGTAACTTCATCATCTATGATCAGCAATGAGGCAAAGTACTTTATGACAGCGATTCAGCTGCGGAAGAAATACGCCTCGCAAATCAAGATTCTCGTAGGATTTGAATCTGAATGGATTCGAAGCGACACTTCATTGAGACTCATACATGATTCGCTGTCTAGGCATCCTTTCGAGTTCTTTGTTGGGTCAGTGCACCACCTCCATGGAATCCCCATTGACTGGAGCCGAAAGCTATATTCGAAAGCACGAGAGGTGTCCGGCGGAACAGACGAGCGTATCTTTGAAGACTACTTCGATGTTCAATTTGAAATGTTGCAAAATTTGAAGCCTATGATCGTGGGCCATTTTGACTTGATTCGGCTTCACTCTGATAACCCAAACGCATCCGATGGAGGGTTTCGGAGTTGGACAGGTGTCTGGCAGAGAGTGGCGCGAAATCTACGATATATATCAAGCTATGGAGGGCTTCTAGAACTCAACTCAGCTGCACTGCGGAAAGGGCTTGAGATGCCGTACCCTGCAGCGGAGGTTTGCCAGGTATGAATTACTGAATTTAATCAGACTCATGTTGGGATCCCATATCTGATAAAGAGTCAGGAATTTCTCGCCTTAGATGGTCGATTCTGTCTTTCTGACGACAGCCATGGTATCGCTCACGTCGGGGCCATGTATCaggagatgttgaagtaCGTGGAAGAGCAGGGAATTCAGAAGCTCTATTTCTTGGAGTTGGCCCCTGATGGGACGAATCAGGGGTTGGATCCAAGGTTTCCGCGGACGTTGGTGAAGTGTCGTTCTCTGGCAGAGGTGAAGAAAATGGCCTACTGGAAGCAATGAACCAAGTTAGGCGCAATGAGATTGTAGGAGAGCCGAGTGTCTTAAAAATGGGTGGCGGGAGCTTCATGGTGGAAGTCTACAGGGGAATGAACCAGGACCATTACCATAACAAGAGTAAGTCAATATGATAAATCCCCAGTCAAGATAGCGAAGCATACCACGGAACTCGGGTTTCGATATGCGGGGTATTATAGATCCATGAAGACTGATaggaggatgagattaaCGTTCAACTGGAACTCTAAGGGTCTCTTGAAGTATTATATCTTGCGCCTGGAGAGCTTTCGTGGTTTAGTTTGGGACTTGAGTCTTGCCCAATTGTTAGATTTTATCTGTCTTCTCCTCATTCTCAATCGCCCTTCGCAAATTGAAACCATGGTCGACAATGCGGATATAAAGTGCAAAAGCCCAGGGGGTAGCAGGCCGGTCACTTGCACTGGTCCGTCTTCTTTTGACCTCGGTCCTGGGTATCAAGCGCCCATCGTCAGGAAGGTTTACAAACGCCGCTTCATCGGTGTTGCTCACCTGGCCCTCCTCAACATTGTCGTCAGTTGGGATGTAAGTTATCGGCTGCCAACAACACTCAAACAGAAATATTGACCGAGTAGTGGGTCACATATCCAACAGTCCCAGTAACATCAGCCGAGTTCTTGGGGGTTAGTGTGAATGCAATCACTTGGCTAAGTACGAGCACTCTATTCGCTTACTGTGTCAGCGCACCGTGAGTCTCTCCATTCTGGCGCGGGGAAGATAGTCCAGTCACATTTTAACTTTTACCAGCTTTGTTTTCCATACAGTAGAGCGCATGGGCTTGAGAGGATCGAACATCGTCGCTTCTGTGCTCTTGTTAGTTGGAAACTGGATACGATATGCAGGCACAGTGTCAGCGGTCAAGAACTATGGGGTTGTCATGTTTGGCCAAATTGTCATTGGTTTGGCTCAGCCCTTTTGCCTCTCGACACCTAGCAAGTTCAGTGACAGTTGGTTTACGGACCAGGGCCGCACCAGCGCTACTGCTATTGCTACCCTCGCTAATCCTCTGGGGGCAGCTCTGGGACAGTTTGCGAACCCGTACCTCGCCAAGATACCTGATGACTTACCTAGAATGGTCTTGATCATTTCTGTCATCGTGAGTGACGCCAACCTCATTTCAGCATTCCAGACGGAATCGATGCTCCATATACTAACAACGCGGGTCAACAGTCCTCAGTGGCATCACTCCCTTCTTTATTCATCCCATCAAAACCACCGACTCCACCCTCCGCGGCCGCTGCAGTGAACCGAACACCTCTGCTAGTGTCATTCAAGGACATTGCTGAAAAGCGGGACTTTTGGCTCTTGTCCCTGCCATTCTCTATCTATGTGGCATTGTTCAATTCCACTATCACTCTGATTAACCAAGCAGTCATACCTTATGGCGCcacagaggaggaggcgggtATCGCAGGCGGTATTCTCATCGGTGCTGGACTTCTAGGGGCAGCAATCATATCACCACTGAATGATCGGTTCAAGTGGTACACGGGAACCATTCGAATCCTTTTCCCTATCACCTGTGCTATGTACATATCGCTCGTCTTCGCCCCGGCAAGCTCCTGGGGCATATGGCCCACGTATCTCGTTTGTGCAATCTTAGGTTTCTCATCTTTTAGCCTCGTTCCAGTCCTACTGGAGCTTCTGGCAGAGCTGACTTTCCCCCACTCCCCTGAGATAGGCAGCACCATCTCCTGGCTTGGTGGACAGATATTTGGTGCGGTCTTCATTATTGCCCAATCTGCGATGATTGCCGGACCCACTGGCAATCCACCCTACAATATGCACAAGTCTCTTGTCTTCTCGGCTATTTTGAGTGGAGTATTTttgccactgccactgctACTGAACCTGTTTGGAGATCCGACAGTACGCCAGAGAGAACAGATACACGATGAAGTCATCACAACTGCTTTGGGTACGGTTTGAACCAGTCTATGTATGTAGAGAACGACCCCTAGGTATAACGAGTCATATAGCCAATTCAATAAAACAGATGTCTACAGAGGCTATATAGAGAATGATTATGAGTCAGGTTATCGCATTGACGCTGGGGATAATGAATAGAGCTGCGAGAGGCAACGGTTCCCTTGGTAAATTCCTTGTGTTCCCCATgccttttgcttttcagaTGATTATTGTCCAATTCGGGAGACTGGCATACGGACTTCGTGATCGAGGAGCGAAGCCCGAGTTCCGAGTCCCGACAGTTCAAGTATGACGTCCGCTATCAAAGCGACTTCCGAACTTTCATTCCCCACTTCCCCCCCAACCATTCCGGTTCATAATGCTGCAATCGCGGCTTTCGCATGTCTGTGATGCCTGTAAGGCACGCAAGGTCAAGTGTCATAGTCAGACTTAACGAAGGAATTTTCCTCGGCTACGGAAGCTAAAGCATTGCTTGTAGAGCCATCGGACCTTTCGGCGGACCCTTCTGTAGCGTGTGCGAACTGTCGCGTACGTGGCAAAACCCACCTTGTGATGCAAGTTGCTAATCTTATGTTATAGAAAAAAGGATATGATTGTGTTTATAGCCCCTTAAGGAGAAGATTCAAGGCTCGGAATTATAGCCCGAGGCGGTTTTTACCCGCCAGCTGCCTCCCACTGGAGGAGACAGACAGGGTAGAAGCACCAACACCACTGTTAACAGCTTCGTCCTCTGGAAGACATCCAGAAGATGGGGGAAGCAATTCCGGTGCCTCGCAATTCCAAGGTTTGATTACAGATGCATTATCTGGCCCTCTTTACATGGACCAACTACTCCAAACCCGGCAGCCAACGGGACGTACTCAAaatgcttcttttctccttggaGTGAGTTCTCGAAAGCGACTCTTTACACGACTTGATACTTACTAGTTAAGCTAAGGCCAACGAGAATCATTGTATGCGATGGAGTGAACTAAAGCCTTCCTTTCCGTGGTGTTTCCTAACTTGATATTAGTGGCCAGCTCAAGTATGAGTTTCTTCTCCGACAGCCGGTTAAACGCTCTTTCAGCATGTTTAGGCAACGATGCACTAAAGTCACTTATTACACGGATATCACACATGGTCAAATCTCGTGTGGAAGTGCTCCATCGCAACCTTGGGCCGTCCAGTATATGGAACCAATCTGGCGAGGTTCCACGTCTCTCGTCGGATAGAAGACGCCACCTTATTGATAGTAAGTCATCGCTCCCATCGGAAGGCAAGGGCCGGTAATGAACATTCGACTGAGTTCAGTGTTTTTCGAAAATATTCATCCCTTGCATCCATTTCTGGACCGTCACGAATTTGAGAGCAGGGCATTTGCGCCCACTTTGCAGGCTGATCTTGCCAACGGTGTCTCGTGGACAGCTTTATATTATACGGTATTAGCTCTAGGTTGCGAATTTGACGGTGGAGGCTCATTCGCACCTGGCGATGGGGAAGCCTGGAGTCTTTTCAAAGTGGCACTTGATCTTTACCCGAGAGTCTTGCTACTAAACACAGATCTACTAGAGGTCCAGGTGAGCAAAGCTATACTCTTTCTTACTCTTCAAAAACAATCCAGCAAAACTGACAGTGTGTAGGCGATCACGGCCATGGTAGGTTTTATTCCTCCGCATTCTCTTTTTAATTGTTGCAAAATTGCAAAACATAACAATTGCAACAGGCCGTGTTCTGTCTTAATTTGTCCGGCACACAGATACAAGGAAAGATCATATCTGAAGCGGCGCGCGTTGCCCAGCGAGCATTCTTAAACAAAGCATCTACGAGTAGCGACGCCATAATTCGTAGCCGAGCTTTCTGGGTGGTGTATTACATTGAAAAAACGGTCACTTTTCATCATGGAACCACTTCGGTCAGATCATCCCTTCCTCCCAAGTATCTAGCTAACAATATCGACAGTTTATTGTAGACTGTGATGTTGGCTCGCCCATCCCTATCGTCCAAGAGGCAGTGTTCGGTGATTTTGACTGGTTTCTCACCTCAGTAAGGTTTGCAAGGCTCTATTCGCGCACCTTCACCGACCTGTTCTCTATAAGCGCAACGAATAACTCAAAGACGGCATATCTTGCCAAGATTAATCAACTAGAGAGGCTTCTAGAACAGCAATGTCAAACAATTCCTCCTCAATTTCGACCTGGCACCAAGCTGCGACCTCAAACATTCTCGCATCCATGTGAAATTGCGGCAGCTCTTCGGGTTCACTACCATTATCATGAGCTCAAGATTGCTCTTCACCGCTTGAAGCTTCACGTTACTCGCGACCAATCCTCCTCCCAGTCTCCAGCAGACATTATCGATATGATGAAGTCAGCACGTGCAGTGATTGATCTCACACGAGTCATTTATCAAGAGCCGTCCACCCCATTCTTGTAGGTTATTTCCTCTGCTGTGCTTGTTTCCATTTGTTGATATGTTCAGTATAATGATTTTCATGCCCCTAACGGCGTTATTCATCTTGTTCGACCTTGTTGTTCATTATCCGGCGCATCCCGATGCCCGCAGTAATCTAGTCTTACTTGAAAGTGTGACTGGCTATTTTAGTGCGCTTGAGTATGCTACTAGCGGATATCTACCAGGCTCTATGCTGATACAGTTTGCGTCCATCGCGCGCACATTTCATTCGTCTTCTCACCCGGCCCAAGTagaagatatcaacaacggcAACAGTGGCATGGGTACAACGCTTGGCCACCCCTCGCCTGAAACGTTGGGCACCGGTTCCAGCACCAATAGCCAGATGCCCTGGGAGGTGAAACCTGACTTGAAAAACCCTAGTGATATATCAGATTATCTAACGTTACGTTCTCCTACCAGGTAACACCCCAGCCGATGAGCGACGAATCATCTCAAAGATCTTCATATTTTCCTCTAGATATATCTATGTTTGCAGATAGCAGGCTCACTCCTGGCCTGGAGATCATGGACCTCTTTGGAGGGCCACTGTCTGgtgttgatttcttctctgcGTCGAATTGAACCGTTCTACTGAATCGACGATGGGTTTTGCCACTGGGATTCGCTGCTGATCGCAGTAGTGCTGGACCTTCTTGAACCAATATGCCATCTATGTCAATTTTTCTCAGCTTTTACTATTTTCACTAAGCAAAAAGATGATGTTTGTTGATCCTTTATCCACACTGTAGAGAGCCAAGCCGGCGAGGTGATCTACGGGACCTATACACATTCAACTAGCTCGCAGAACCATCCAGTGTATGGTACACCTATTAATGATGATAGGCTGCACAAGTTCTGAATGGAGAAATATAAAGACCCTTCGGGCCTAATAATACCTAAGGTATTTCTGGTATAAGGTTCTCCATTATTTTGAGGTAGCATTGAGAAGGGGCATGGTCGAGTTGTTTTAAGGATAGAAAGGAGACAATATCCGTCAAAAAACTTTCAATTCCTAGAATCTTGCTCTAATGCTCTTTAAAAGGTTTGGCTATGATCATATTCTTATACTAGATATTCGTGGTTAGTTTTTATCAAGTATCCAATCACTTTACGGCTATGTAAGTTTGATATACCCCCGGTGAAAGTCATCAGTATCCAGAGCAATCACAACCATctttctctatctccattATGGCTCAGGAGCAAGCCGCTAGACTCGGTATCCAGACGGTCAATCACCTGGAGGCTCTTTCTAACACTCTCTTCAGGCTGAATTTGCCCCTTGAACTCAGG
This window of the Aspergillus oryzae RIB40 DNA, chromosome 8 genome carries:
- a CDS encoding histidinol-phosphatase (predicted protein) is translated as MPFSHHSHSGEFCPSHAQNTLEQVIQTAILQGMEVFCLSEHMPRSSDELYEEEIEAGVTSSSMISNEAKYFMTAIQLRKKYASQIKILVGFESEWIRSDTSLRLIHDSLSRHPFEFFVGSVHHLHGIPIDWSRKLYSKAREVSGGTDERIFEDYFDVQFEMLQNLKPMIVGHFDLIRLHSDNPNASDGGFRSWTGVWQRVARNLRYISSYGGLLELNSAALRKGLEMPYPAAEVCQSQEFLALDGRFCLSDDSHGIAHVGAMYQEMLKYVEEQGIQKLYFLELAPDGTNQGLDPRFPRTLVKCRSLAEVKKMAYWKQ
- a CDS encoding uncharacterized protein (glutamate decarboxylase/sphingosine phosphate lyase) translates to MYALNQTAKSVWLPLTQLSGTSKYDIVSRLVCTILIIRSVLTVYQNVTCYGVAGTLTNALEYCRRWISLETRAAPRKFKRVDKDIEAISNSMVQKLARHGADVRRNLSLPKEGWDIEKVEAELNELHNLDHTRWEDGRVSGAVYHGGNELLEMQTRAIGKFSVSNPIHPDVFPGVRKMEAEIVAMILAAFHGPEDGAGVTTSGGTESIIMACLAAREKAAAERGVTNPEMIIPSTAHAAFFKAAQYFKIKLHLVSCPAPEYKASVTEIRRLINRNTVLLVASAPNYPHGIVDDIPEISRLATENDIPLHVDCCLGSLVIAFLQKSGFPSPYDNSGGFDFRQPGVTSISVDTHKYGFAPKGSSVLLYRNRSYRNYQYFLFPDWSGGAYASPSMAGSRPGSLIAGTWATLVRMGESGYISSCRQIVGAAKKFEAAILTNPILKPHIEIIGYPMVSVIAFTSKNDEIETYDIADAMDARGWHLNALQSPPAIHCAFTIPTAEAVDGLISDLIDVISEILLQIQEQKQKGEHIVRQRGKSAALYGVGGSIADRTMVNQFAEGFLDTLYKA
- a CDS encoding fungal specific transcription factor domain-containing protein (predicted protein), with protein sequence MSFFSDSRLNALSACLGNDALKSLITRISHMVKSRVEVLHRNLGPSSIWNQSGEVPRLSSDRRRHLIDMFFENIHPLHPFLDRHEFESRAFAPTLQADLANGVSWTALYYTVLALGCEFDGGGSFAPGDGEAWSLFKVALDLYPRVLLLNTDLLEVQAVFCLNLSGTQIQGKIISEAARVAQRAFLNKASTSSDAIIRSRAFWVVYYIEKTVTFHHGTTSFIVDCDVGSPIPIVQEAVFGDFDWFLTSVRFARLYSRTFTDLFSISATNNSKTAYLAKINQLERLLEQQCQTIPPQFRPGTKLRPQTFSHPCEIAAALRVHYHYHELKIALHRLKLHVTRDQSSSQSPADIIDMMKSARAVIDLTRVIYQEPSTPFL
- a CDS encoding uncharacterized protein (predicted protein): MVDNADIKCKSPGGSRPVTCTGPSSFDLGPGYQAPIVRKVYKRRFIGVAHLALLNIVVSWDWVTYPTVPVTSAEFLGVSVNAITWLSTSTLFAYCVSAPFVFHTVERMGLRGSNIVASVLLLVGNWIRYAGTVSAVKNYGVVMFGQIVIGLAQPFCLSTPSKFSDSWFTDQGRTSATAIATLANPLGAALGQFANPYLAKIPDDLPRMVLIISVISSVASLPSLFIPSKPPTPPSAAAAVNRTPLLVSFKDIAEKRDFWLLSLPFSIYVALFNSTITLINQAVIPYGATEEEAGIAGGILIGAGLLGAAIISPLNDRFKWYTGTIRILFPITCAMYISLVFAPASSWGIWPTYLVCAILGFSSFSLVPVLLELLAELTFPHSPEIGSTISWLGGQIFGAVFIIAQSAMIAGPTGNPPYNMHKSLVFSAILSGVFLPLPLLLNLFGDPTVRQREQIHDEVITTALGTV